The Rhizobium sp. ACO-34A genome segment ACACATTCGACGGCCGCACAGGCCGACATTCGTGATGGGATGACACGATACATGGCAATGACGACCCCCCGGAAAATTCAGGCAAACCAGCAGGCGTGGTTTCACTATCAGGCCGGCGAACTGCATGTGGAAGACCTCTGTCTCACCGACATCGCGGGGGAGGTTGCGACCCCGTTCTACTGCTATTCGGCAGAGGCGATGCGCTGGGCTTATTCCGTTCTTTCCGATGCGCTGAGCCCCATCGGCGTGTCGATCTGTTTCGCGGTAAAGGCGAACAGCAACATCGCCGTTCTCCGGCTTCTGTCCGAACTCGGCTGCGGCATGGACATCGTCTCAGGCGGTGAACTGGAGCGGGCGCTGGCCGCCGGTGCGCCGTCCTCGCGGATCATCTTTTCCGGAGTTGGCAAGACGCGGGCTGAAATCGCGCAGGCTCTCGAAACCGGCATTCACCAGATCAATGTCGAATCCGCAGCCGAAATCGAGGTGATCGCGGAGGTCGCCCGCTCTCTCGGACGCCGCGCCACCATTGCGCTGCGCGTCAATCCGGATGTCGACGCCAAGACCCATGCCAAGATCACCACGGCGACCAAGGACAGCAAGTTCGGCATCGCCATCGACGACATTCCTGAACTCTACGCCAAGGCCGCGGCGCGGCCGGAACTCGACGTGCAGGGTTTGGCCGTTCATATCGGTTCGCAGGTTCAGGATCTTTCTCCGTTCCGCCGCGCCTTCGCCTCCATGGCGGCGCTTGTGACGGCGCTGCGCGAAAAGGGCCTCGAGGTTCCGCGGCTCGATCTCGGCGGCGGCATCGGCATCGCCTTCGGCGACAATCCGGGACCGGATATCGCCGAATATGCCTCGATCGTCGCTGAAACCGTCGGCGATCTCGGCTGTCAGCTGACGGTGGAGCCGGGCCGCTGGCTGGTCGGTCGCGCCGGTCTTCTGGTCACCGAACTGCTCTATCTCAAGGACGGCCAGGACGGTTACGTCGCCATCGTCGATGCGGGTATGAACGACCTCATGCGCCCTGCACTTTACGATGCCAGGCACCCCGTTCTGCCGTTTCATCAGGCGAAGGGCGCGGCCGCGTCGCCCCGCTACCGGATCGTCGGGCCGATCTGCGAAAGCTCGGATGATTTCGGCGCCTATGAAGGGCTCGGCGAACTGAAGGCCGGCGATCTCCTGGCGTTCGACTGCGCCGGCGCTTACGGCGCCTCGATGGCATCGACCTACAATTCGCGCGATCTCGTGGCCGAAGTGCTGGTCGATGGCGATCATTTCCGCACCATCCGCCGCCGGCAGAGCATTCGCGAAGTGCTGGAGCTTGAAGACGGAGGCAATTGGCAGAACGGCTCTGCCCCGGCGCAGAAGGCTGCCGGCTGAACATATTGCGCGGCCTGATCCCTTGAGAGGGGCAGGCCGCGGAACCGTTCCGGTCCGGAACGAACCGCAAAAGCTGGCGACGATCGCCCGCAGGCGCGGATTGGGGAACTAATAAAGAAGAAGGAGAACTGAATGCTTGATAAACTGAAACTCTTGGTAACGACTGGCCTTCTCGGCCTGACGTTGATGTCGCCGGCTCTCGCCGCCGATCACACGCTGCGGATCGCCTATACCGAAGATCCGAAGACGGCCGACGTCCAGAAGACCTCGGACGCCTACACGCTGCCGCTCAACCTCTTCGACCGTCTCGTCGAAGCCGAGACCAGCGGTCCCGGCCAGTCGAAGCTCACCGCCGGCCTCGCCGAGAGCTGGGACGTTTCGGAAGACGGCAAGACCTACACCTTCCACCTGCGCAAGGGCGTGCTGTTCCACAATGGCGAAGAACTGAAGGCCGATGACGTCGTCTTCACCTTCGACCGCATGCTGGACCCGAAGACCAAGGCGCTCGGCACCGATATTCTCGATTTCGTCGATGGCGCCAGCGAGCGTCTGGACGGCACCGCAACCTCCGTTCGTGGCCTGCAGGCCGTCGACGATTACACGGTCAAGATCGTCCTGAAGGAACCCTATGCCGCGTTCATCG includes the following:
- a CDS encoding diaminopimelate decarboxylase, producing MTRYMAMTTPRKIQANQQAWFHYQAGELHVEDLCLTDIAGEVATPFYCYSAEAMRWAYSVLSDALSPIGVSICFAVKANSNIAVLRLLSELGCGMDIVSGGELERALAAGAPSSRIIFSGVGKTRAEIAQALETGIHQINVESAAEIEVIAEVARSLGRRATIALRVNPDVDAKTHAKITTATKDSKFGIAIDDIPELYAKAAARPELDVQGLAVHIGSQVQDLSPFRRAFASMAALVTALREKGLEVPRLDLGGGIGIAFGDNPGPDIAEYASIVAETVGDLGCQLTVEPGRWLVGRAGLLVTELLYLKDGQDGYVAIVDAGMNDLMRPALYDARHPVLPFHQAKGAAASPRYRIVGPICESSDDFGAYEGLGELKAGDLLAFDCAGAYGASMASTYNSRDLVAEVLVDGDHFRTIRRRQSIREVLELEDGGNWQNGSAPAQKAAG